From one Gracilinanus agilis isolate LMUSP501 chromosome 5, AgileGrace, whole genome shotgun sequence genomic stretch:
- the FAM118A gene encoding protein FAM118A isoform X3 — MDSAEKTTNRSEHKSRKFLKSLIRKQPHDLLLVIGTGVSAAVAPGIRALRSWRSCIEAVLEAAEQLEVLHPGDVAEFRKKVKKDRDLLVVAHDLIRKMSPRTGDTKPNFFQDCLMEVFDNLEQHIQNPTVLQSILTLMERGTMVLTTNYDNLLEIFGQQQNKPMESLDLKDKTKVLQWARGHMKYGVLHIHGLYTDPCGMVLDPSGYKDVTQDPEVMVCCQDQQGPPGWGSRGEVLQNLYRTKSFLFVGCGETLRDQIFQALFLYSVQDKVDLEHFMVVLKENEDHFFKHQADMLLHGIKVVSYGDCFDYFPEYVQDLATQICKQRSPDADRVDSTTLLGNACQDCAKRKLGEYSIDVPKRIRQSDPDDSGGS; from the exons ATGGATTCAGCAGAAAAGACAACTAATAGAAGTGAACACAAATCCAG gaagtttttaaaaagtctaataAGAAAGCAACCCCATGACCTCTTGCTGGTCATTGGGACAGGAGTCAGTGCAGCTGTAGCCCCTGGCATCCGGGCCCTCCGCTCCTGGAGGAGTTGTATTGAAGCCGTCCTTGAAGCAGCTGAACAGCTAGAGGTCCTGCACCCAGGAGATGTTGCAGAATtcagaaagaaagtgaagaaagacCGAGACCTGCTTGTGGTTGCTCATGACCTGATCCGAAAGATGTCACCG CGCACGGGGGATACCAAACCCAACTTCTTCCAGGACTGCCTGATGGAAGTCTTTGACAACTTAGAGCAGCACATTCAGAACCCCACAGTGCTGCAGTCCATCCTTACCCTGATGGAACGTGGGACCATGGTTCTTACCACCAACTATGACAACCTTCTGGAGATCTTTGGCCAGCAGCAGAATAAGCCCATGGAATCTTTAGATCTGAAGGATAAAACCAAG GTTCTCCAGTGGGCAAGAGGACACATGAAGTACGGAGTTCTTCACATTCATGGCTTGTACACAGATCCTTGTGGGATGGTTTTGGATCCTTCAGGATATAAAGATGTGACTCAGGACCCAGAAGTAATGGTATGCTGTCAGGACCAGCAGGGACCACCTGGTTGGGGGTCCCGAGGG GAAGTTCTACAGAACCTGTACCGGACCAAGTCCTTTCTGTTCGTGGGATGTGGTGAAACGCTGAGAGACCAGATCTTCCAGGCCCTCTTCCTTTACTCGGTCCAGGACAAGGTGGACTTGGAGCACTTCATGGTGGTgctcaaggagaatgaggaccaTTTCTTCAAGCACCAGGCCGACATGCTTCTGCATGGCATCAAAGTTGTCTCCTATGGGGACTGCTTCGACTACTTCCCAGAGTATGTGCAGGACCTTGCTACCCAGATCTGCAAACAGCGAAGTCCAG ATGCCGACCGGGTGGATAGCACAACATTATTAG GGAACGCCTGCCAGGACTGTGCCAAGAGAAAGCTCGGAGAATACAGCATTGATGTTCCCAAGAGAATCCGCCAGTCAGACCCAG ATGACTCTGGAGGGTCTTGA
- the FAM118A gene encoding protein FAM118A isoform X2: protein MESFGDHQGVEPVKSVEYLMGFSCSQGLQMDSAEKTTNRSEHKSRKFLKSLIRKQPHDLLLVIGTGVSAAVAPGIRALRSWRSCIEAVLEAAEQLEVLHPGDVAEFRKKVKKDRDLLVVAHDLIRKMSPRTGDTKPNFFQDCLMEVFDNLEQHIQNPTVLQSILTLMERGTMVLTTNYDNLLEIFGQQQNKPMESLDLKDKTKVLQWARGHMKYGVLHIHGLYTDPCGMVLDPSGYKDVTQDPEVMEVLQNLYRTKSFLFVGCGETLRDQIFQALFLYSVQDKVDLEHFMVVLKENEDHFFKHQADMLLHGIKVVSYGDCFDYFPEYVQDLATQICKQRSPDADRVDSTTLLGNACQDCAKRKLGEYSIDVPKRIRQSDPDDSGGS from the exons ATGGAGTCATTTGGAGACCATCAGGGTGTGGAACCTGTGAAATCAGTAGAGTATCTGATGGGTTTTTCCTGTTCACAGGGTTTACAGATGGATTCAGCAGAAAAGACAACTAATAGAAGTGAACACAAATCCAG gaagtttttaaaaagtctaataAGAAAGCAACCCCATGACCTCTTGCTGGTCATTGGGACAGGAGTCAGTGCAGCTGTAGCCCCTGGCATCCGGGCCCTCCGCTCCTGGAGGAGTTGTATTGAAGCCGTCCTTGAAGCAGCTGAACAGCTAGAGGTCCTGCACCCAGGAGATGTTGCAGAATtcagaaagaaagtgaagaaagacCGAGACCTGCTTGTGGTTGCTCATGACCTGATCCGAAAGATGTCACCG CGCACGGGGGATACCAAACCCAACTTCTTCCAGGACTGCCTGATGGAAGTCTTTGACAACTTAGAGCAGCACATTCAGAACCCCACAGTGCTGCAGTCCATCCTTACCCTGATGGAACGTGGGACCATGGTTCTTACCACCAACTATGACAACCTTCTGGAGATCTTTGGCCAGCAGCAGAATAAGCCCATGGAATCTTTAGATCTGAAGGATAAAACCAAG GTTCTCCAGTGGGCAAGAGGACACATGAAGTACGGAGTTCTTCACATTCATGGCTTGTACACAGATCCTTGTGGGATGGTTTTGGATCCTTCAGGATATAAAGATGTGACTCAGGACCCAGAAGTAATG GAAGTTCTACAGAACCTGTACCGGACCAAGTCCTTTCTGTTCGTGGGATGTGGTGAAACGCTGAGAGACCAGATCTTCCAGGCCCTCTTCCTTTACTCGGTCCAGGACAAGGTGGACTTGGAGCACTTCATGGTGGTgctcaaggagaatgaggaccaTTTCTTCAAGCACCAGGCCGACATGCTTCTGCATGGCATCAAAGTTGTCTCCTATGGGGACTGCTTCGACTACTTCCCAGAGTATGTGCAGGACCTTGCTACCCAGATCTGCAAACAGCGAAGTCCAG ATGCCGACCGGGTGGATAGCACAACATTATTAG GGAACGCCTGCCAGGACTGTGCCAAGAGAAAGCTCGGAGAATACAGCATTGATGTTCCCAAGAGAATCCGCCAGTCAGACCCAG ATGACTCTGGAGGGTCTTGA
- the UPK3A gene encoding uroplakin-3a isoform X1 → MCPLWAALALGWLPLSLAVDLEPQLASITFATNNPTLTTITLEKPFCMFNASNLGNVSYEVNLYVMVNSGSVRYAIIKDNRSFPINSTFQETAGGQRAPYKAASFILPQCGDLPNLDEAGDVSKAAEILSAYLVRVGDNGYCSLNPNFKGTCNPPLTRATEYRFKYVLINPSSGFVEDQTLWSQPIRTNQISPYLEIDTWPGRRSGAMIVITSILSTLVFFLLVGFAAAVILSFVSMGSSDLETQHESQISQEVVPKAQGSSEPSYSSVNRRQSLDRAEVYSSKLQD, encoded by the exons ATGTGTCCCCTTTGGGCTGCGCTGGCTCTGGGCTGGTTGCCCCTAAGTTTGG CGGTAGACCTGGAGCCTCAACTGGCCAGCATCACATTTGCCACAAATAACCCCACGTTGACCACCATCACTCTGGAGAAGCCCTTCTGCATGTTCAATGCCTCTAACCTTGGGAATGTCTCCTATGAGGTCAACCTGTACGTGATGGTGAATTCAG GAAGTGTTAGATACGCGATCATCAAGGACAATCGAAGCTTCCCAATCAACAGCACATTCCAGGAGACTGCAGGGGGCCAGAGGGCACCTTACAAGGCTGCCTCCTTCATCCTGCCCCAGTGTGGTGACCTGCCCAACCTGGATGAGGCTGGGGATGTGAGCAAAGCTGCTGAGATTCTGAGTGCCTACCTGGTCAGGGTTGGAGACAATGGCTACTGCTCACTGAACCCTAACTTCAAGGGCACCTGCAACCCACCTCTGACAAGGGCCACAGAATATAG gTTCAAATACGTCTTGATTAATCCATCAAGTGGTTTTGTAGAGGATCAAACCCTCTGGTCTCAGCCAATCCGGACCAACCAGA TTTCCCCCTACTTGGAGATTGACACATGGCCTGGCAGGAGGAGTGGAGCCATGATAGTCATCACTTCCATCCTGAGCACCCTAGTGTTCTTCCTGCTGGTGGGGTTTGCAGCTGCTGTCATCTTGAGCTTTGT GAGTATGGGGAGCTCAGACTTAGAGACACAACATGAATCTCAAATCAGCCAGGAGGTGGTTCCAAAAGCCCAGGGATCCTCGGAGCCTTCCTATTCCTCTGTGAACCGGAGGCAGTCTCTGGACCGAGCTGAGGTCTATTCCAGCAAGCTCCAGGACTAA
- the FAM118A gene encoding protein FAM118A isoform X1, with product MESFGDHQGVEPVKSVEYLMGFSCSQGLQMDSAEKTTNRSEHKSRKFLKSLIRKQPHDLLLVIGTGVSAAVAPGIRALRSWRSCIEAVLEAAEQLEVLHPGDVAEFRKKVKKDRDLLVVAHDLIRKMSPRTGDTKPNFFQDCLMEVFDNLEQHIQNPTVLQSILTLMERGTMVLTTNYDNLLEIFGQQQNKPMESLDLKDKTKVLQWARGHMKYGVLHIHGLYTDPCGMVLDPSGYKDVTQDPEVMVCCQDQQGPPGWGSRGEVLQNLYRTKSFLFVGCGETLRDQIFQALFLYSVQDKVDLEHFMVVLKENEDHFFKHQADMLLHGIKVVSYGDCFDYFPEYVQDLATQICKQRSPDADRVDSTTLLGNACQDCAKRKLGEYSIDVPKRIRQSDPDDSGGS from the exons ATGGAGTCATTTGGAGACCATCAGGGTGTGGAACCTGTGAAATCAGTAGAGTATCTGATGGGTTTTTCCTGTTCACAGGGTTTACAGATGGATTCAGCAGAAAAGACAACTAATAGAAGTGAACACAAATCCAG gaagtttttaaaaagtctaataAGAAAGCAACCCCATGACCTCTTGCTGGTCATTGGGACAGGAGTCAGTGCAGCTGTAGCCCCTGGCATCCGGGCCCTCCGCTCCTGGAGGAGTTGTATTGAAGCCGTCCTTGAAGCAGCTGAACAGCTAGAGGTCCTGCACCCAGGAGATGTTGCAGAATtcagaaagaaagtgaagaaagacCGAGACCTGCTTGTGGTTGCTCATGACCTGATCCGAAAGATGTCACCG CGCACGGGGGATACCAAACCCAACTTCTTCCAGGACTGCCTGATGGAAGTCTTTGACAACTTAGAGCAGCACATTCAGAACCCCACAGTGCTGCAGTCCATCCTTACCCTGATGGAACGTGGGACCATGGTTCTTACCACCAACTATGACAACCTTCTGGAGATCTTTGGCCAGCAGCAGAATAAGCCCATGGAATCTTTAGATCTGAAGGATAAAACCAAG GTTCTCCAGTGGGCAAGAGGACACATGAAGTACGGAGTTCTTCACATTCATGGCTTGTACACAGATCCTTGTGGGATGGTTTTGGATCCTTCAGGATATAAAGATGTGACTCAGGACCCAGAAGTAATGGTATGCTGTCAGGACCAGCAGGGACCACCTGGTTGGGGGTCCCGAGGG GAAGTTCTACAGAACCTGTACCGGACCAAGTCCTTTCTGTTCGTGGGATGTGGTGAAACGCTGAGAGACCAGATCTTCCAGGCCCTCTTCCTTTACTCGGTCCAGGACAAGGTGGACTTGGAGCACTTCATGGTGGTgctcaaggagaatgaggaccaTTTCTTCAAGCACCAGGCCGACATGCTTCTGCATGGCATCAAAGTTGTCTCCTATGGGGACTGCTTCGACTACTTCCCAGAGTATGTGCAGGACCTTGCTACCCAGATCTGCAAACAGCGAAGTCCAG ATGCCGACCGGGTGGATAGCACAACATTATTAG GGAACGCCTGCCAGGACTGTGCCAAGAGAAAGCTCGGAGAATACAGCATTGATGTTCCCAAGAGAATCCGCCAGTCAGACCCAG ATGACTCTGGAGGGTCTTGA
- the UPK3A gene encoding uroplakin-3a isoform X2: MCPLWAALALGWLPLSLAVDLEPQLASITFATNNPTLTTITLEKPFCMFNASNLGNVSYEVNLYVMVNSGSVRYAIIKDNRSFPINSTFQETAGGQRAPYKAASFILPQCGDLPNLDEAGDVSKAAEILSAYLVRVGDNGYCSLNPNFKGTCNPPLTRATEYRFKYVLINPSSGFVEDQTLWSQPIRTNQISPYLEIDTWPGRRSGAMIVITSILSTLVFFLLVGFAAAVILSFVMGSSDLETQHESQISQEVVPKAQGSSEPSYSSVNRRQSLDRAEVYSSKLQD, translated from the exons ATGTGTCCCCTTTGGGCTGCGCTGGCTCTGGGCTGGTTGCCCCTAAGTTTGG CGGTAGACCTGGAGCCTCAACTGGCCAGCATCACATTTGCCACAAATAACCCCACGTTGACCACCATCACTCTGGAGAAGCCCTTCTGCATGTTCAATGCCTCTAACCTTGGGAATGTCTCCTATGAGGTCAACCTGTACGTGATGGTGAATTCAG GAAGTGTTAGATACGCGATCATCAAGGACAATCGAAGCTTCCCAATCAACAGCACATTCCAGGAGACTGCAGGGGGCCAGAGGGCACCTTACAAGGCTGCCTCCTTCATCCTGCCCCAGTGTGGTGACCTGCCCAACCTGGATGAGGCTGGGGATGTGAGCAAAGCTGCTGAGATTCTGAGTGCCTACCTGGTCAGGGTTGGAGACAATGGCTACTGCTCACTGAACCCTAACTTCAAGGGCACCTGCAACCCACCTCTGACAAGGGCCACAGAATATAG gTTCAAATACGTCTTGATTAATCCATCAAGTGGTTTTGTAGAGGATCAAACCCTCTGGTCTCAGCCAATCCGGACCAACCAGA TTTCCCCCTACTTGGAGATTGACACATGGCCTGGCAGGAGGAGTGGAGCCATGATAGTCATCACTTCCATCCTGAGCACCCTAGTGTTCTTCCTGCTGGTGGGGTTTGCAGCTGCTGTCATCTTGAGCTTTGT TATGGGGAGCTCAGACTTAGAGACACAACATGAATCTCAAATCAGCCAGGAGGTGGTTCCAAAAGCCCAGGGATCCTCGGAGCCTTCCTATTCCTCTGTGAACCGGAGGCAGTCTCTGGACCGAGCTGAGGTCTATTCCAGCAAGCTCCAGGACTAA